From a single Phragmites australis chromosome 7, lpPhrAust1.1, whole genome shotgun sequence genomic region:
- the LOC133923476 gene encoding uncharacterized protein LOC133923476 — protein MHAQVRSSNESACLVSLPYHHEYDPVRGGATGCSRWSQDHPKFWPNPVAQSRRAVPGARQASSTRCAAGRLLQQASGDTRWAIDVRHAADRLQRQASGVRRATAAGAASRQGQAAAIRPSRQAARQQRAAGERCGSGRVRGGVTLLLEVRGTDNPRSSRGLHLQSNQSKYYQFEGRKGCG, from the exons ATGCATGCGCAGGTGCGTTCATCCAATGAATCTGCATGCCTCGTTAGCCTACCTTATCATCACGAGTACGATCCAGTCAGGGGCGGAGCTACAGGGTGTTCCAGGTGGTCCCAGGACCACCCAAAATTTTGGCCCAATCCAGTAGCCCAGAGCAGGCGAGCGGTACCCGGCGCGCGGCAGGCGAGCAGCACCCGGTGCGCGGCGGGCCGGCTGCTGCAGCAGGCGAGCGGCGACACGCGGTGGGCGATCGACGTGCGGCACGCGGCGGACCGGCTGCAGCGACAGGCGAGCGGTGTGCGGCGGGCAACGGCGGCAGGAGCGGCAAGCCGGCAAGGGCAAGCAGCGGCCATTCGGCCAAGCAGGCAAGCGGCGCGGCAGCAGCGGGCCGCGGGCGAGCGCTGCGGCAGCGGGCGGGTGCGCGGCGGCGTCACTCTCCTACTGGAAGTCCGTGGAACGGACAATCCCCGTTCCTCGCGTGGCCTGCATTTGCAGTCAAACCAATCGAAATACTATCAGTTCGA GGGAAGAAAGGGGTGTGGTTGA
- the LOC133925452 gene encoding uncharacterized protein LOC133925452, translating to SEFTHDLPYFCLQEGFKYQHAEEAYVMLTYWIPDGSRLLVVQEKYCGSSLDGAWKLPTGFILAARMYSRLPTNACSCSEDQPRADRSPCAPAYALAAGSRQRYNHSISTGSQLGYFNLFSVCVRSIGLARRSIYHCIRLSLAAKTTARRRPTRHPCVHTYAGPEMRMLRVMWVRRADILWEPGGPNACVFCRGPRVCMWEAHFGTLVRQQFSCVS from the exons TCAGAGTTTACTCATGATCTTCCTTATTTCTGCCTGCAGGAAGGTTTCAAGTACCAACATGCAGAGGAAGCGTACGTGATGCTGACTTATTGGATCCCTGACG GTTCTAGACTTCTAGTGGTTCAAGAGAAGTATTGCGGTTCATCATTGGATGGTGCTTGGAAACTCCCCACGGGGTTCATTCTTGCGGCAAGGATGTATTCAAG ACTACCGACTAACGCGTGCTCATGTTCCGAGGACCAGCCACGTGCAGATCGATCACCCTGCGCGCCGGCGTATGCTTTGGCAGCCGGATCGCGCCAACGGTACAATCACTCAATCAGCACCGGCTCGCAGCTTGGATACTTCAATTTGTTTTCCGTCTGCGTCCGCTCAATCGGATTAGCACGCAGGAGCATTTATCACTGCATTCGTCTCTCCCTCGCCGCGAAAACTACGGCGCGACGGCGACCTACACGGCACCCGTGCGTTCACACGTACGCCGGGCCGGAGATGCGGATGCTGCGTGTCATGTGGGTACGCCGCGCTGATATCCTTTGGGAGCCGGGTGGGCCCAACGCCTGTGTCTTCTGTCGGGGGCCCAGAGTTTGCATGTGGGAGGCCCATTTTGGAACGCTAGTACGCCAGCAATTTTCGTGCGTATCATAA